TTCCGTAAACTTGTTCATGAATGAACTCTCTCAGGATCTTGCATGGTCGATTTATAGAATGATTTCCCCACCATTGGTATATCTTATGGTGGTGGTATATCACCTCGCGACGTTTGCTCATCCCTGCTCCCGTCGCTCGCTTGGGCCCCATCCCTCTGCTGGGTGGGTTGCCCCTCGATGGCGAGTCGCTGCCGGTAGGGGCGTAAATTGGAAACATGGAAAGTTCCGCGCGATGTTCCCGTTTCAGGGTAGCGTAATTCGAACGTAGCAACCCCTTTTTTTTGACTCAGGATGTATGGACCATCGTACAGATCAAAGAATTTAGCGATCTCACGATCCGCCGCGCTTGATATAGGATTTGCTTTGATCAGTACGTAATCCCCCACGTTATATGGATACGCTGTGCGTCCAGCATTCGCACGTTCCTGACGCCGAAGCCCCTTTTTCCTCATGTTCTCCCGCGCAAGCTGCAGTTTGAATTCAGGTGGGATATCACGACATTCTCGCTCGGTGGAATTTCCGATCCATTTGTCCCACGGTCGGTTGGGATatgttttctttaataattctaaCGGTGTGTAACCCGTGCTGTGGTGATATAATTCGTTGCAATATGTCTCGATCACCGGGACATACCGTACCCATGCCGAGTGTTCCACATTTGTCAGGGTCCTGAGAATTCGACTGATCTCTCTATTAACACGCTCAACCGGATTGCTTTGAGGATGACGGATCGAGGAGAAGATGGGTTTGATATCATGGTTTTTTAGCTCCTCTGCCCACACCTTCAAGGTGAACTGCGCACCATGGTCGGAGATTATACATGCAGGTTTACCCACACTCGGAATGAAGTCTTTAGTTAAACGGGTTAGCGTCACTACTGTCGTGGCACGCCTGAGTGGGTATAACCTTACGAATTTTGAGAAAACATCGAGAAACACCACAAGGTATTTGAAACCTCCCCGCGCGGTTGGCAAGGGACCATAATAATCCACGGATACCAGATCTAGCGGCGCATCCGGCAGAATTAGCTGCATGTCTGCGTGGTTCGCGTGGGATAAGCATTTGACGCGTTGACAGATGTCACACGT
The sequence above is a segment of the Osmia lignaria lignaria isolate PbOS001 chromosome 12, iyOsmLign1, whole genome shotgun sequence genome. Coding sequences within it:
- the LOC143305941 gene encoding KRAB-A domain-containing protein 2-like, producing the protein MQLILPDAPLDLVSVDYYGPLPTARGGFKYLVVFLDVFSKFVRLYPLRRATTVVTLTRLTKDFIPSVGKPACIISDHGAQFTLKVWAEELKNHDIKPIFSSIRHPQSNPVERVNREISRILRTLTNVEHSAWVRYVPVIETYCNELYHHSTGYTPLELLKKTYPNRPWDKWIGNSTERECRDIPPEFKLQLARENMRKKGLRRQERANAGRTAYPYNVGDYVLIKANPISSAADREIAKFFDLYDGPYILSQKKGVATFELRYPETGTSRGTFHVSNLRPYRQRLAIEGQPTQQRDGAQASDGSRDEQTSRGDIPPP